Proteins encoded by one window of Cryptococcus gattii WM276 chromosome K, complete sequence:
- a CDS encoding uncharacterized protein (Similar to TIGR gene model, INSD accession AAW46150.1), with the protein MLTAFFGYVTELTCLILLFATVLIRPSAPVCTCECKCGRRYHLPAVFPSDGEVAIKQSTDPEPEGSKSVTEKEPRQSTKTPDDRSSYPIEQQQQRTPKPATETPQPIIQSISNLQTTDTKPIEFQTSTKSIEPIDTPVKEEPLATPVYGDKESGRDVPAPTEEQIQDSPSIGRRLGDWEAEREINRKTAEEKNHGWDTEPFKSPTSKILDSFDKVNSSYRTVEESRDGEILDPSKSPAKSETRSEISRPTFNGRPLPPHQVRSTDTLDHGYDFRSSIETSSYTSKRKNEPAVCKPCNKQFKSAAALQQDGFHSPHMCEICNEDYHSAYDLRQHKMEKHPWAMLCPECLVTFTHAHDARDHYELVHGSEPASFTRTQRMLDTIHSSSPSPGLSSASASASASNYAESTNATRARTAKPPQYQILASYDSHVIQAEHRCEQCEMVFPNAMDLRAHVNSPFSHGGEKLTPDNFPPLGSPSVVLLSESDPIVPWAPYTQPAWDTSMPSFVLAARSSSNRQQFNSAISPEAKPTPDDSLPEIETEETVPKWVEVEVEVEAAVENAPAIGPEDVALGAEHQAEHDKTEYEQERPAELERGTELEHEHKFEEQGLNLEPDSMATPEPITSGTHHSEVEEPETAAPPVAVEPIMKNGTPEAPVPATIQDEQNGPVSQIEQTGKVHDHTGSPGRATVTGSEISSEPAPRDNTFKHNYPLPPQSKAAKKAMARQLYRNAPKQPKQPKKAKSKQKTQELFESDEDVDFELPSDFEQLTGMPSEFGVSVTFIDEGSRPLKKEINVQDDLTSSNSIPKSLYSTARAKLDLPPATYQHESDEEDVSGVVVEKQVTAVAPEARSPAFDEEVIEIRRTIYAPRYDDYSDEGEKPEVDSASAEKHSPEVGFNDAAQEEEQEKDTQAPLAEPIISNTFQDPIVTDMPEMVESLFVTHATPADLAGPEPATYDQVSEKARSSNVGAEEPFEPSSGLQQDQHLSETAAPSTAVKSMGPAETVETVEGTEAVDGMIAEQAPLSFDLAFVEVDAERDVITEAIPPSEAAARPLEATNGTEHEGPIGEAIEADTSGRIDGDAEDKTLPELYQVDSSFTPAALIQPLPLPSDLPDPEDGFAQPIFAHDQAPDLADALQSSHPDSSERTAVADSPKQLAESVQIASSAPPVMEGAGAEAAREEEPAAVEVEEAARAAQALAEAEAEFAAAAAVIPLVKEDEPSMIGNIEFSVPSFTFSESNTATITSTPLSLSTSEKHEERQVEVDTTEPEQPLPSIAPADDDHWAESEEVYRIAIVNRSRPPLNLAPIRDRDNYEDDSRPFKFPPNRRINNHNPTRKRNSMGSNGWGPKPIPRPFKNSTNALEKMRSARSEVEDERAKERERRKGATSIRSSSFSGADESGWISMDSKSHHNDHYGGSVSRYGDNGDSEWRPNDRQGWGDNRRASVSNSITTPTPQNNNWGSLPGVADGDTGGW; encoded by the exons ATGCTCACGGCCTTCTTCGGCTACGTTACGGAGCTTACATGtctcatcctcctctttgCTACCGTTCTCATACGACCGTCAGCACCCGTCTGTACTTGCGAGTGTAAATGTGGTCGCAGGTACCACCTTCCGGCAGTCTTCCCAAGCGATGGTGAAGTTGCTATAAAGCAATCGACAGACCCCGAACCGGAGGGCTCCAAATCCGTTACCGAGAAGGAACCCAGACAATCTACCAAAACTCCCGACGACCGATCGTCTTACCCGATCgagcagcaacagcagcgAACACCCAAACCCGCCACGGAAACTCCCCAGCCCATTATTCAATCTATTTCAAATCTCCAAACTACTGATACCAAACCGATCGAGTTCCAAACCTCAACCAAATCTATTGAACCTATCGACACTCCTGTCAAGGAAGAGCCGCTTGCTACACCTGTCTATGGCGACAAGGAGAGCGGACGGGATGTTCCCGCACCTACGGAGGAGCAAATCCAGGATTCTCCATCTATCGGCAGAAGACTTGGGGACTGGGAAGCTGAGCGGGAGATCAACAGAAAGACTGCAGAGGAAAAAAACCACGGC TGGGATACTGAGCCTTTCAAGTCTCCTACCAGCAAGATCCTTGACTCTTTTGATAAAGTGAATTCAAGTTACAGGACTGTAGAGGAAAGCCGAGACGGG GAGATCCTTGACCCCTCCAAGTCTCCTGCTAAAAGTGAAACCCGTTCAGAAATTTCTCGTCCCACTTTCAATGGTCGaccccttcctcctcatcaagTCCGCTCAACCGATACTCTCGACCATGGTTATGAT TTCCGATCCTCGATCGAAACTTCTAGCTACACCTCCAAGCGGAAGAATGAACCTGCTGTCTGCAAGCCTTGCAACAAGCAATTCAAGTCGGCGGCTGCTCTCCAACAG GATGGATTCCATTCTCCCCACATGTGCGAGATCTGCAATGAAGATTATCACAGCGCGTATGATCTGCGACAA CACAAAATGGAAAAGCACCCTTGGGCTATGCTCTGTCCTGAATGTCTTGTCACCTTCACTCATGCCCATGATGCGCGTGAT CACTACGAATTGGTACACGGGTCTGAACCCGCCAGCTTCACTCGCACTCAGCGCATGTTGGACACCATccactcttcctctccttctcccgGGCTCTCATCAGCCTCAGCTTCAGCTTCAGCTTCAAACTATGCCGAGTCAACTAATGCTACACGTGCACGTACTGCCAAACCGCCTCAGTATCAGATCTTGGCGAGTTACGATAGCCACGTTATTCAGGCAGAGCATCGTTGTGAGCAGTGCGAGATGGTATTCCCGAATGCCATGGACCTCAGAGCT CACGTTAACAGTCCCTTCTCTCACGGCGGCGAAAAACTTACCCCAGACAACTTCCCTCCTCTTGGCTCTCCCTCCGTCGTTCTGCTCTCCGAATCTGACCCAATCGTTCCTTGGGCACCGTATACGCAGCCCGCTTGGGACACTTCCATGCCCAGCTTCGTTCTCGCCGCCCGTTCCTCTTCAAACCGTCAACAGTTCAACAGCGCAATCTCCCCCGAAGCCAAGCCCACTCCGGATGATAGCCTCCCCGAGATTGAAACAGAAGAGACTGTACcaaaatgggtggaggtggaggtggaggtggaagCTGCGGTGGAAAATGCACCTGCTATTGGGCCAGAGGATGTAGCCTTGGGCGCTGAGCATCAGGCTGAACATGATAAGACGGAGTATGAGCAGGAAAGACCAGCCGAGTTGGAGCGTGGGACAGAGCTCGAGCATGAGCACAAGTTTGAGGAGCAGGGACTGAACCTTGAACCTGATTCTATGGCCACGCCCGAGCCGATTACTTCCGGCACACACCATAGCGAGGTGGAGGAGCCTGAAACCGCCGCGCCACCCGTTGCGGTTGAGCCTATCATGAAGAATGGGACTCCCGAGGCACCTGTTCCTGCGACCATTCAAGATGAGCAAAATGGTCCAGTTAGTCAAATTGAACAGACTGGGAAAGTCCATGATCATACCGGATCACCAGGACGTGCGACCGTCACTGGTTCTGAAATATCCTCAGAACCGGCTCCTCGAGACAATACATTCAAGCACAATTACCCGCTTCCCCCTCAATCCAAAGCAGCAAAGAAAGCAATGGCGAGGCAGCTCTACAGAAATGCGCCCAAACAACCTAAACAGCCTAAAAAGGCGAAAAGCAAGCAGAAGACGCAGGAGCTTTTTGAGAGTGACGAGGACGTCGACTTTGAGCTTCCTTCCGACTTTGAGCAGCTTACCGGCATGCCGTCCGAGTTTGGCGTGTCTGTCACTTTTATCGACGAAGGGAGCAGGCCTTTAAAGAAGGAAATTAATGTTCAGGACGACTTGACCTCTAGCAATAGCATTCCTAAGAGCCTTTACTCAACTGCAAGAGCCAAGCTTGACCTTCCTCCCGCTACCTATCAGCATGAAAGcgatgaggaggatgttTCCGGGGTTGTCGTTGAGAAGCAAGTTACCGCAGTGGCCCCGGAAGCCCGCAGCCCAGCGTTTGACGAGGAAGTCATCGAGATCAGGCGTACGATATACGCTCCTCGTTATGATGATTACTCCGATGAAGGGGAGAAGCCAGAAGTTGATAGTGCTTCCGCGGAAAAACATAGTCCTGAAGTGGGGTTCAATGATGCCGCtcaagaagaggagcagGAGAAGGACACCCAAGCGCCTTTGGCTGAGCCTATAATCTCGAACACGTTCCAAGATCCAATCGTCACGGATATGCCTGAGATGGTTGAAAGTCTTTTCGTGACACATGCCACTCCCGCGGACTTGGCTGGTCCTGAGCCTGCCACTTATGACCAGGTTTCTGAGAAGGCTCGTTCCTCTAATGTGGGGGCTGAGGAGCCTTTTGAACCGTCTTCAGGGTTGCAACAAGATCAGCACTTGTCAGAAACCGCAGCGCCTTCCACCGCTGTCAAGAGTATGGGGCCTGCTGAGACAGTAGAAACAGTAGAAGGAACAGAAGCGGTGGATGGAATGATCGCAGAACAAGCTCCATTGTCTTTTGACCTTGCGTTTGTCGAGGTAGACGCTGAAAGAGATGTGATTACTGAAGCTATTCCTCCCTCAGAGGCGGCTGCTCGACCTCTGGAGGCCACCAATGGTACTGAACACGAAGGGCCAATTGGGGAAGCCATTGAGGCAGACACCTCGGGAAGGATCGATGGCGATGCCGAGGACAAAACTCTGCCTGAACTTTATCAAGTTGACTCCTCTTTCACACCTGCCGCTCTTATCCAGCCCCTCCCACTTCCCTCTGACCTCCCAGATCCAGAAGATGGGTTTGCGCAACCTATCTTCGCTCACGATCAAGCACCCGACCTCGCCGACGCGCTCCAGTCTAGTCATCCGGACAGTTCTGAGCGCACTGCTGTCGCTGACAGTCCAAAACAGCTTGCTGAATCGGTGCAGATAGCTTCTTCTGCACCACCAGTAATGGAAGGTGCTGGTGCCGAAGCTGCTCGCGAGGAAGAGCCGGCAGCGGTTGAGGTAGAGGAGGCTGCTCGTGCTGCTCAGGCTCTGGCTGAAGCTGAGGCGGAGTttgctgctgccgctgcGGTCATCCCCCTTGTCAAAGAAGATGAACCGTCCATGATTGGTAACATTGAGTTTTCGGTTCCCTCGTTCACCTTCTCCGAATCAAACACTGCCACCATCACAAGCACACCTCTCTCACTTTCTACCAGTGAAAAGCATGAAGAGCGGCAAGTTGAAGTCGATACAACCGAGCCTGAGCAACCCCTTCCTTCCATTGCCCCTGCCGACGATGACCACTGGGCGGAGTCCGAAGAAGTGTATCGCATTGCCATTGTCAACCGTTCTCGTCCTCCTCTCAACCTTGCGCCCATAAGGGATAGGGACAATTACGAAGACGACTCTCGTCCGTTCAAATTCCCTCCCAACAGGAGAATAAACAACCACAATCCCACCAGGAAGCGCAACTCTATGGGATCTAACGGCTGGGGTCCTAAGCCCATCCCGAGACCATTCAAGAACTCGACAAACGCTTTGGAAAAGATGCGTTCTGCTAGATCTGAGGTTGAGGACGAGAGAGCAAAGGAGCGtgagagaaggaaaggggCCACATCGATTAGGAGCTCAAGCTTCAGTGGTGCAGATGAGTCTGGTTGGATCTCGATGGATTCAAAGTCGCACCATAATGATCATTATGGAGGTAGTGTGAGTAGGTACGGAGATAATGGGGATAGCGAATGGAGGCCGAACGATAGGCAGGGATGGGGCGACAATAGAAGGGCATCAGTCTCTAACTCGATAACAACGCCCACGCCACAGAACAATAACTGGGGTTCACTGCCAGGCGTGGCAGATGGAGACACTGGTGGCTGGTGA
- a CDS encoding Hypothetical protein (Similar to TIGR gene model, INSD accession AAW46149.1; CNK01870) — MGSASSRPATRPQDTMSNNAPYYRPPSPPQPPFTLPPRPGNPPSDILQLRAAALTSRSRSQDPRPPALAEIFGAATGTSSTQQAPVLLERISKPKPSLADRIGKPNLPPAAPDDKEEGEISDGEYEPRGGPGASGSMLARRIGGTRVAPVQAAFSSIRSKAMHHISAPPSRPERPASTRFEPAAASRNDIWRRPPRTSPPPANIELPSPRIQTPPLPSTSTSIDLTPSTPPKSPSPSLPPGEQAVEARTPPLPLQGEQYPEAKTPPLPPQEEVFEAISHPNSPPGTPPISSTFEFSDSKETWTRPPTPEFEDAAGGGRTWDSEDATMNEQVHLELESHLAAPASNAPEEENDDYMDIIRNLLYKGVDPEVLIARGASPEHVMAVCREIIQGTRERNDSAEQETPDVDYSREASMARSENMVDDEMLGDSPESDVTVEPLAYRLDSAQLVNSASVESPRPQVVRLPEPHFSTPVLSPPSLPTVRTVAGVFVESGPRPHLESILAPSLSVPDTITSSGDEPAQSVQPALSTQPTGLASLPPRPISRLPSSGSPSQSPVPSVQLPMSSSPANELQPSKKKKKKKKKATQEEASANTAINASTEAGPGPSTMASQAISQTSQAAQPQPPQPSQPHPHPPPPPAKPRKMSKKEKKAARAQAAAAAASAAAAVAPTSTSVSGPMGLPPRPAMYSETFHAAPPYVPDPYAMYPAHLQPRIQPHFQPPYPPQRPPQPNLPQAFQQPAMFDMNGRVPPLSPVAQGQPPPPPTAAPPLPPGSPPVDVDLQTVLSESKRKVLESMRRRKEASLQPSAPVTPALETPTLETPALASTDGSIGTGILNRSVQEEAAALEREFLGMHMSAASMASHAGPKSTTQSRSMSMEMDVDVDMDIDEPEEGEILVVSPRLSAPPPAAPPAPAPAPTSTLSASATLPERPASAGSNLPVVRRGIKRAHAEDLNESRTVSAPAARPPPAARRLFCAPLRPHQLKISLDEDSESDDSDNDDEDDEEKRRIEADEKQRKLAEEIARLKAQIAMKKRRKLQSGQASEAATPTSTDMGSNADTDVQEASTPQDQGNLNLVKSAVIQSIGKPRGEGLIRSSTPADIKQLTQELAQVEAQKEAYEEAMQVHDPTAGVAAPHDSGISRSESGTDKSENEGLALVVGGSDDHTSFHAYKPILSHYPQLSRTLIPLSSTSSVTASSSTLDPFLNVDQELLDSIMLINYSQTNPSMMLCSAEASGGKCADRNCVALHLNKTLIPSGKCNVSSSHLPSEHHEDLVEYAFESIATPQGRIGNADKAKEKIRIAIKLAKNSLATVSGGVERRQDYSTLSDSNEQYKELLKKVGQILRD, encoded by the exons ATGGGCTCCGCCTCCTCCCGACCCGCCACACGCCCCCAGGATACCATGAGCAACAACGCCCCCTACTACCGCCCTCCCTCCCCGCCGCAACCCCCGTTTACCCTCCCCCCCCGGCCTGGGAACCCGCCGTCAGATATCCTCCAGCTGAGAGCCGCAGCCCTCACCTCACGCTCCCGCTCACAAGATCCCCGTCCACCGGCCCTCGCAGAGATTTTCGGCGCGGCCACGGGCACGTCGTCCACACAGCAAGCACCAGTCCTCCTTGAACGCATCTCCAAGCCAAAGCCCTCGCTGGCGGATAGGATTGGCAAACCGAACCTGCCACCAGCTGCGCCCGATgacaaggaagaaggcgaaATCAGCGACGGTGAGTACGAACCGCGAGGCGGGCCGGGAGCGAGCGGATCCATGCTGGCCAGAAGAATCGGAGGCACGCGGGTCGCTCCCGTCCAGGCTGCATTCAGCAGTATCCGGAGCAAGGCCATGCACCACATCAGCGCTCCTCCATCTCGCCCTGAACGGCCGGCTTCAACTCGCTTCGAGCCTGCCGCCGCTTCCCGCAACGATATCTGGCGACGTCCACCCCGTACATCTCCACCACCGGCAAACATTGAGCTCCCTTCGCCGCGCATACAGACACCGCCTTTGCCCTCGACCTCGACCTCTATCGATCTCACCCCGTCAACACCGCCAAAGTCTCCGTCACCGTCACTCCCTCCTGGAGAGCAGGCAGTCGAAGCGAGGACACCGCCTTTGCCTTTGCAAGGAGAACAATATCCTGAAGCAAAGACTCCTCCGTTGCCGCCGCAAGAAGAGGTTTTCGAGGCCATCTCACACCCAAATTCACCTCCTGGCACACCACCCATCAGCTCGACATTTGAATTTTCCGATTCCAAGGAGACATGGACTCGTCCGCCTACCCCCGAATTTGAAGATGCTGCGGGAGGAGGACGAACTTGGGACAGTGAGGATGCGACCATGAACGAGCAAGTACATTTAGAATTAGAGTCTCATCTGGCTGCCCCGGCGTCAA ATGCtccagaagaagagaacGATGACTATATGGACATCATCCGCAACCTTTTATACAAGGGTGTTGATCCTGAAGTTCTTATCGCACGCGGCGCTTCGCCGGAGCATGTCATGGCAGTCTGTCGTGAGATTATTCAGGGTACAAGAGAACGTAATGACTCTGCTGAACAAGAAACACCCGATGTTGATTATTCACGCGAAGCGTCAATGGCCCGCTCTGAGAATATGGTGGATGACGAGATGCTTGGGGATAGTCCAGAGTCCGACGTGACTGTGGAGCCTCTTGCCTATCGATTGGACTCGGCACAGCTTGTCAATTCTGCAAGTGTGGAATCACCCAGGCCTCAAGTTGTCAGACTTCCAGAGCCTCATTTTTCGACACCCGTCTTGtcacctccatctcttcctACCGTCCGGACGGTTGCTGGAGTTTTTGTTGAGAGCGGACCTCGTCCACATCTTGAAAGTATTCTTGCACCCTCACTTTCCGTCCCAGATACGATTACTTCATCAGGGGATGAGCCAGCTCAATCTGTACAACCTGCATTATCAACCCAGCCCACTGGTTTGgcttctcttcctcctcgtccGATAAGTcgtcttccttcttcagGAAGTCCATCGCAATCCCCCGTACCTTCTGTGCAGCTACCAATGTCATCTTCACCAGCAAACGAACTGCAGCCTtccaagaagaagaaaaagaagaagaagaaggcaacTCAAGAAGAGGCCAGCGCAAATACAGCCATAAACGCTTCAACAGAGGCAGGCCCCGGTCCGTCAACGATGGCAAGTCAAGCTATCAGTCAGACCAGCCAGGCAGCGCAGCCACAACCCCCACAACCATCTCAACCTCATCCTCACccgcctcctcctccgGCCAAACCGCGGAAAATGTcgaagaaggagaagaaggccgCCCGTGCCCAAGCTGCAGCTGCAGCTGCTTCTGCCGCCGCCGCTGTTGCTCCGACCTCGACATCTGTCTCTGGACCTATGGGTCTACCTCCACGTCCTGCCATGTATTCCGAAACTTTCCATGCGGCGCCTCCTTACGTTCCGGATCCCTATGCCATGTATCCAGCCCACCTCCAGCCACGAATACAACCCCATTTCCAACCCCCGTATCCGCCCCAACGTCCACCTCAACCCAATCTCCCTCAGGCGTTCCAGCAACCCGCCATGTTTGATATGAATGGGCGAGTACCGCCGTTAAGCCCGGTCGCACAGGGTCAGCCCCCACCTCCACCAACGGCCGCAccccctcttcctcccgGATCCCCGCCGGTTGATGTTGATTTACAGACTGTGTTATCGGAATCCAAGCGGAAAGTGCTGGAAAGCATGCGACGCCGAAAAGAAGCGAGCCTCCAGCCGTCGGCACCGGTAACGCCGGCATTGGAAACTCCTACATTGGAAACTCCTGCATTGGCATCGACCGATGGGTCTATCGGTACAGGTATCCTCAACAGGTCAgttcaagaagaagctgcaGCACTTGAACGAGAATTCCTCGGTATGCACATGTCCGCCGCATCGATGGCTAGCCATGCAGGTCCGAAATCGACAACACAATCTAGGTCTATGAGTATGGAAATGGATGTGGACGTTGATATGGATATTGACGAGCCAGAGGAAGGTGAGATTCTTGTTGTGTCACCCCGTCTCTCTGCTCCTCCCCCTGCTGCCCCTCCCGCGCCCGCACCTGCTCCAACATCTACACTCTCGGCGTCTGCGACATTACCGGAACGGCCTGCGAGTGCTGGAAGCAATCTCCCAGTTGTTCGTCGAGGTATCAAGCGTGCCCATGCTGAAGATCTCAACGAATCCCGAACCGTCTCCGCGCCCGCAGCCCGGCCCCCGCCTGCCGCCAGGCGTTTGTTCTGTGCTCCTCTACGGCCACATCAACTCAAGATCAGTTTAGATGAAGATTCCGAGTCGGATGATAGTgataatgatgatgaagatgacgaagagAAACGAAGAATCGAAGCGGACGAGAAGCAAAGAAAGTTGGCAGAGGAAATTGCGAGGTTGAAGGCACAGATTGcaatgaagaagagacgCAAGTTGCAGAGCGGACAGGCTAGTGAAGCTGCGACCCCGACTTCTACGGATATGGGTAGTAACGCCGACACGGACGTTCAGGAAGCATCGACCCCTCAAGATCAGGGTAACCTCAATCTCGTCAAGTCCGCTGTGATACAAAGTATTGGGAAGCCAAGGGGTGAAGGTCTCATCAGGT CCTCAACACCGGCCGATATCAAACAGCTAACACAAGAGTTGGCGCAAGTAGAGGCGCAAAAGGAAGCTTACGAAGAGGCCATGCAAGTCCATGATCCGACTGCCGGTGTTGCTGCTCCTCATGATTCTGGTAT TTCACGGTCCGAGAGCGGTACTGATAAGTCAGAGAACGAAGGGCTGGCTTTAGTCGTTGGCGGATCTGATGATCATACG TCATTCCACGCATACAAACCCATCCTCTCTCATTACCCTCAATTATCTCGTACCCTCATTCCGTTATCTAGCACTTCTTCAGTGACCGCTTCTTCGTCTACTTTGGACCCATTTTTGAACGTTGATCAGGAATTACTGGACTCTATTATGCTGATTAATTACTCGCAGACCAATCCAAGTATGATGTTATGTTCTGCAGAAGCGAGTGGTGGAAAATGCGCGGATAGAAATTGCGTTGCTTTACATCTTAACAAGACATTAATACCAAGTGGCAAGTGCAATGTTTCCTCCTCACATCTTCCAAGTGAACATC ACGAAGATCTGGTGGAATATGCTTTTGAATCAATCGCTACACCTCAAGGACGAATAGGCAATGCTGATAAGGCCAAGGAGAAGATCAGGATTGCGATAAAGTTGGCTAAGAATTCTTTAGCGACTGTCTCTGGTGGCGTGGAAAGGCGACAAGATTATTCGACACTGTCCGACAGTAACGAGCAGTACAAGGAGCTCTTGAAAAAGGTTGGTCAGATCCTTCGGGACTGA